DNA sequence from the Verrucomicrobiota bacterium genome:
ACGGGACGGTCTCGTCGGCGAAGCGGGTGTTTTGCAGCGTGTATTGGTTGTAGGAGAGCACGCAGTCCACGTCGGTCTGATCGCAGATGAAACGGAAGATTTTCTGCGGATACCCGCTGAAGCCGATGAAACGCACCTTGCCGGCCTGCTGAATCTTCCGCAGCGCGGGAATGGTTTCGTCCACGATCTGCTGCATCGGCACGAACTCGATGTCGTGGCAAAGGATGATGTCGAGGTGGTCGGTGCGGAGGCGGTGCAAGCTCACATCCACGCTCTCGGCGACGCGTTTGGCGCTGAAGTCAAAGTGCGTGAGATCGTAGCGGCCGAGCTTGGTGCAGAGCGTGTAGCTGTCGCGGGGAACGCCCTGAAGCGCGATGCCGAGGAGCACTTCGCTCATGCCGCGTCCGTAGAAGGGCGAGGTGTCAATGAAGTTGAGCCCGCAATCCAGCGCGACGCGGACGCTTTCGAGCGCCTCGTCGAGTTTGACCGCGCGGAACTCGGCGCCGAGCGAGGACGCGCCGAAGCTGAGGATGGGGAGTTGGAG
Encoded proteins:
- a CDS encoding aldo/keto reductase translates to MQTRPLGRTGLQLPILSFGASSLGAEFRAVKLDEALESVRVALDCGLNFIDTSPFYGRGMSEVLLGIALQGVPRDSYTLCTKLGRYDLTHFDFSAKRVAESVDVSLHRLRTDHLDIILCHDIEFVPMQQIVDETIPALRKIQQAGKVRFIGFSGYPQKIFRFICDQTDVDCVLSYNQYTLQNTRFADETVPYLKAKGVGVMNAGPFSARLLTNAPLPAWLKEPESVKAAARAAAAHCASKGVDIAKLALQFSLANPDIATTVSGSANPANIRNWARWAAEPIDEELLREVQAIFAPVKNLGHKEGLAENN